TAGTTTTTTCATCATGCAAGAAGCAAAAAAGCTCCCGTAGGAGCTTATTAGCTGGTTAACATAAACCAGCAGCAACACAAGAACCTGATGGAGTCCATTGAATCGGTGCAGTAACGCCATTAGGAGTTAAAACATAGGTAACACCGTTTACATCTTCGGCTGTAATTACACCGTCAGTTACATTCACACTCTGTATTTCACCATTCGCACCAGCAGCAGCTGGAATACCGTTAGTACCAGCATCTGCATCAGCTAAAGCCGTAACTCTACCCGTTTGTGCGGCAACTTCGAATGCACTTTTGTATGGTGTTACTGCGAGTACTACTTCTGAAAACGCTGCGCGATCAGAGTAGGTTTGATAAGCTGGCAGCGCAACGGCAGCCAAAATACCAATGATTGCCACAACAATCATCAATTCAATTAAAGTAAAACCTTTTTGGCCTTTTTTGGCAGTTAAAATGTTTTGTAGTGTCTTTTTCATAATAAGTAAATCCATACTAGTTATTACGGGGGCTAAATTCATACTGCGCCAAAAAATGAGAAATGTAAAATATTGTGTGCGATTTTTTGTTAATTTTTTTTAAGATTGGCTTTTTTGTACTAAATCAGGCTGATTTTTAACAAGTTGTTAACGAATTAAATCAGTAATAAGTTCATATTTTGAAGATTAATAATGGTTGGTTTTTGTTGTGAGGTCACTGTGTTATTAACGATAATGTTTAAACCGGTAAACTAACGCACTGTTCACACTTTGCTAAAAGTATGAACAGTGGCATTTGAGTATTGATATGTTTTAGTGTGGTAGACAATTAGACAAAGCGCATTGAAAGGTCAATAGCATTAACATGCTTAGTGATGGC
The Thalassotalea hakodatensis genome window above contains:
- a CDS encoding pilin, with translation MKKTLQNILTAKKGQKGFTLIELMIVVAIIGILAAVALPAYQTYSDRAAFSEVVLAVTPYKSAFEVAAQTGRVTALADADAGTNGIPAAAGANGEIQSVNVTDGVITAEDVNGVTYVLTPNGVTAPIQWTPSGSCVAAGLC